The DNA region TTGAGGCCGAAAATCATGCGGGCTTTGATGCAGAAAGGGCAGTGATCGTAAATATAAAGCTTCACGTTTCTCCTCCATTTGACTGTCAGTTCCCTTTCAGTATGGAGGAGTCACGCGCAGGTATCAAATCAGGCTCCGGGTTCCAGCATGCCGCGCGGCGTGCGCTTGTGGCTGAACTGCCAGCCCAGCGCCAGGAAGGTGATGACGCCAATAATCCCCAGCATCATCCACGGCAACTCCGGTTGCTGGAGCAGTTTCCCCATATCAAACAGCCAGCCGCCGCCGATATACCCGATAGCACCGCCTATGGCTAACCCCAGGCGGCTAAAGCCCATATAGCTACCACGCGCCCGCGCATCTGACAGCGAGGCGCTGAGCGTTTCACGGGCAGGTTCGGCGATGATCGAACCAACATAGAAAGTGCAAATCAGCGTGAACAACTGTTGTAAGTCATTCACCAGTCCCACGGGTAACATACTCAGTGACATCAGCAGTAGCCCGGCCATCAGGCGATGCTCAAGACGAAACCGTTTTTCGCTCCAGCGTGCAATAGGGTAGAGCAGCGTCAGCGAGAGGCAGGCCTCAATGGCATACATCCATTTCACAGCGGAAGGCGACCCGGCGATGTCATTGACCATAATCGGCAGCATCAGCATGACCTGGACCGCGAGCATGTAATAGCCCGCCAGCGTCAGCACATAGGTGACAAAGCGTTTGTCACTGAGCACCCGACTCATCCCTTCCCGTACCGGAATGCGTACGGTAGAGAGTTTCCACGCGGGCAGCAGCCAGGCGTTAAAGGCAGCGCAAAGCACGAACAACAGAGCCCCGGTGGCGCAGACCAGACGGAAGTCATACTGCAACAGCCAGCTCCCTAACAGCGCACCGATAACGGCCCCCGCGCTGTCCTGCATCATCAATATTGAGAAGAAGCGACCCCGCTGATGCGGGCGAATCAGTTTCACCACCAGCGCGGAACGCGGCGGATCGAACAACGTGCCGCCAAGACCGGAGAGGAAGCAGGAGAACCACAACAGCCAGGGCTCATGGGCGATCCCCATGGTGGCAAACCCGGCGGCGCGCATCAGCATGCCGGTGACGATCATCGGTTTCGCGCCAAAGCGGTCGGCAACCGCACCGCCAAAAATTCCCAGCCCCTGTTGAATAAGCTGACGCAGGCCCAGCGCGATGCCGACCATCACGGCAGCCCAGCCCATTTGATCGACGAAACGAATTGAGATCAGCGGGAACACGACGAAGAAGCCCAACACGACCAACATATTATCGATGAGCAGGAAAGTTTTACCCAGGTTCCTGGCCTGCGAGACACGCGACATTTCCCCTCCCGGGAAACACTCGTCATTCTTCGGGGTGCGCGAAATTTGCGGCATTCGAATGATTGAGAGTAGATAAAGCGAAGTATCTCCTATTCTGCGGCTTTGCTGCCTTTTTGCCCACCCTCGCCGGGACAATATTTTTTTATCAAAAGTCCATCTTGATAGAGAGTTTTCATCAAAATGGAGGAATAATTCAAAAAATGGCAAATTGCACTTTTCACAGGGTGGTTTTGCACAGGTATAGTAAGTCAATCAGGGTGTAACGGCGATTCGGGAAGGAGTAGGAATAACTATGTTTGGCTATCGCAGTAACGTGCCAAAAGTGCGCTTAACCACCGACCGCCTGGTCGTGCGTTTAGTGCATGAGCGTGATGCCTGGCGTCTGGCGGATTATTACGCAGAAAATCGTCATTTCTTAAAACCCTGGGAACCGATTCGTGATGAAAGCCACTGCTATCCCTCCGGCTGGCAGGCGCGGCTCGGCATGATTGCCGAATTTCACAAGCAAGGTTCCGCGTATTACTTTGCGCTGCTGGATCCTGATGAAAAGGAGATCATCGGGGTGGCTAATTTTTCTAACGTGGTGCGGGGGTCTTTCCATGCCTGCTATCTGGGCTATTCCATTGCGCAGAAATGGCAGGGGCAGGGGCTGATGTTTGAAGCGCTGACCGCCGCTATCCGTTATATGCAACGCACGCAACATATTCATCGTATTATGGCGAACTACATGCCGCACAATAAACGCAGTGGCGATTTACTGGCGCGACTCGGCTTTGAAAAAGAAGGCTACGCGAAAGATTATCTGTTGATTGACGGACAATGGCGCGATCACGTGCTGACGGCGTTAACGACATCAGAATGGACCGCAGGTCGGTGAGGATACCTTATGAAATATGAATTAACGGCTGCGGAAGCTCGCGTGATTGGCTGTCTGCTCGAAAAACAGGTCACGACACCGGAGCAATATCCGCTCTCCGTCAACGGCGTGGTCACCGCCTGTAATCAGAAAACCAATCGTGAACCGGTGATGAATATGGCGGAGCGCGAGGTACAGGAGCTGCTCGACAATCTGGTGAAACGTCATTTCCTGCGTACGGTCAGCGGCTTTGGTAGTCGCGTCACCAAGTACGAGCAGCGTTTCTGTAACTCGGAATTTGGTCAACTGAAACTGAGTCCGGCGGAAGTGGCGCTGGTCACGACGCTGCTGCTGCGTGGCGCGCAAACGCCGGGCGAATTGCGCAGTCGCGCGTCGCGGATGTATGAATTTAGCGACATGGCGGAAGTGGAAACGACGCTGGAGCATCTGGCGACGCGGGAGGATGGCCCTTACGTCGTGCGTCTGGCGCGGGAGCCGGGGAAACGTGAAAGTCGCTATATGCATCTGTTCTGCGGCGAAGTGCATGAGCCGATTGCCCAGGCTGATGAACCGCAGGCGGCGACGGGGGATTTGCAGGCCCGCGTCGAGGTGCTGGAAAGCGAAGTCGCCGCACTGAAACAACGGCTCGAGTCGTTGCTGGAACATCTGGGAGAGTAACGTGACAAAACTACGTATCGGGGTGGTCGGTCTGGGCGGCATTGCCCAGAAAGCCTGGCTACCCGTGCTCGGCAACGCGAGCGACTGGACGTTACAGACCGCCTGGTCACCGTCGCGCGAGAAAGCGGAGAAAATCTGTGCAACCTGGCGCATCCCCTATGCGGGTTCGCTGACCGATCTTGCCGCGGACTGCGACGCGGTGTTTGTCCACTCCAGCACGGCGACCCATTATGCCGTCGTCAGTGAATTGCTCAATGCGGGCGTGCATGTCTGCGTTGATAAGCCGTTGGCAGAAAATTTAGCCGATGCTGAACGGCTGGTGGCGTTGGCGGCGAAGAAAAAGCTGACATTGATGGTGGGATTTAACCGCCGCTTTGCCCCGCTGTATCGCGAGCTTAAGGCCGAACTGGGGGCTGCCGCCTCTGTGCGGATGGATAAACACCGTACCGACAGCGTGGGTCCCCACGATCTGCGGTTCACGCTGCTGGATGACTATCTGCATGTCGTCGACACCGCGCTGTGGCTGGCGGGCGGTAACGCGCCGCTCAGCAGCGGGACGCTACTCACCAATGACGCGGGCGAGATGCTGTACGCCGAGCACCATTTCACTGCCGGTCAGTTGCAATTGACCACCAGTATGCATCGGCGGGCGGGAAGTCAGCGTGAGAGCGTACAGGCGGTGACCGATGGCGGGCTGATTGACGTGACGGATATGCGTGAGTGGCGTGAAGAGCGCGGGCAGGGCGTGGTGCACAAACCGGTTCCCGGTTGGCAAACCACGCTTGAACAGCGTGGATTCGCCGGTTGTGCGCGCCATTTTGTGGAATGCATACAAAATCAGACGGTTCCGGAAACCGCGGGCGAGCAGGCGATCCTCGCCCAGCGCGTGGTGGAAAAGCTCTGGCGCGAGGCGATGAGCGAATAATCCCCTGTCACATCTGGCGGTAGTAATTCACCGTAATCCAGGTAGACTAAGCGCCTCTTCCAACGCCTGCATTGCAGGCGTTTTGCCGTAGGGTCTGGAATAAAAAAGTCATGAACCTATTAAAATCGCTGGCCGCCGTCAGCTCAATGACGATGTTTTCACGTGTGCTGGGTTTTGCGCGTGACGCGATTGTCGCCAGAATCTTTGGTGCCGGAATGGCAACCGATGCCTTTTTTGTGGCATTCAAATTACCCAACCTGTTACGCCGTATTTTTGCGGAAGGGGCCTTTTCTCAGGCCTTTGTCCCCATTCTGGCCGAATACAAAAGCAAGCAGGGCGAAGACGCCACCCGCGTGTTTGTCTCTTATGTTTCGGGACTGCTGACGCTGGCGCTCGCCGTGGTCACCGTCGCCGGGATGCTGGCGGCGCCGTGGGTGATCATGGTGACGGCGCCGGGTTTTGCCGACACGGCCGATAAATTCGCGCTGACCACCAAACTGCTGCAAATTACCTTTCCGTACATCCTGCTGATTTCGCTGGCCTCGCTGGTTGGGGCGATCCTCAATACCTGGAACCGCTTCTCCATTCCGGCGTTTGCCCCTACGTTCCTGAACATCAGCATGATTGGTTTCGCGCTGTTTGCCGCGCCGTATTTCAATCCACCCGTTCTGGCGCTGGCGTGGGCAGTCACCGTTGGCGGCGTGCTGCAACTGGTTTATCAGCTTCCGCATCTGAAAAAAATCGGCATGCTGGTGCTGCCGCGAATTAACTTCCGCGATGCGGGTGCGATGCGCGTCGTGAAGCAGATGGGCCCGGCGATCCTCGGTGTCTCCGTCAGCCAGATCTCGCTTATCATCAACACCATTTTCGCCTCCTTTCTCGCGTCCGGTTCCGTTTCGTGGATGTACTACGCGGATCGTCTGATGGAATTTCCGTCGGGTGTACTGGGTGTGGCGCTGGGGACAATCCTGCTGCCTTCACTGTCGAAAAGCTTCGCCAGCGGCAACCATGATGAGTACTGCCGTCTGATGGACTGGGGGCTGCGACTGTGCTTCCTGTTGGCGCTGCCGAGCGCGGTGGCTATTGGGATCCTGTCCGGCCCCTTGATCACCTCATTGTTTCAGTACGGTAAATTCACCGCTTTCGATGCGCTGATGACGCAGCGGGCACTGATTGCCTATTCCGTGGGGCTGATGGGGCTGATTGTGGTGAAAGTGCTGGCGCCGGGCTTCTATTCGCGTCAGAACATCAAAACGCCGGTTAAAATTGCCATTGTGACGCTTATCATGACCCAACTGATGAACCTGGCGTTCATTGGCCCGCTGAAGCATGCCGGACTGTCGTTGTCGATTAGCCTCGCCGCCTGTCTGAACGCAGGATTGCTGTACTGGCAGTTGCGCAAACAGAAAATTTTCACCCCGCAACCGGGCTGGATGGGTTTTCTTATTCGTCTGATTGTCGCCGTGCTGGTGATGGCAGCCGTGCTGGTTG from Citrobacter amalonaticus Y19 includes:
- the murJ gene encoding murein biosynthesis integral membrane protein MurJ; this translates as MNLLKSLAAVSSMTMFSRVLGFARDAIVARIFGAGMATDAFFVAFKLPNLLRRIFAEGAFSQAFVPILAEYKSKQGEDATRVFVSYVSGLLTLALAVVTVAGMLAAPWVIMVTAPGFADTADKFALTTKLLQITFPYILLISLASLVGAILNTWNRFSIPAFAPTFLNISMIGFALFAAPYFNPPVLALAWAVTVGGVLQLVYQLPHLKKIGMLVLPRINFRDAGAMRVVKQMGPAILGVSVSQISLIINTIFASFLASGSVSWMYYADRLMEFPSGVLGVALGTILLPSLSKSFASGNHDEYCRLMDWGLRLCFLLALPSAVAIGILSGPLITSLFQYGKFTAFDALMTQRALIAYSVGLMGLIVVKVLAPGFYSRQNIKTPVKIAIVTLIMTQLMNLAFIGPLKHAGLSLSISLAACLNAGLLYWQLRKQKIFTPQPGWMGFLIRLIVAVLVMAAVLVGVLHIMPEWSQGTMPWRLLRLMAVVIAGIAAYFAALAVMGFKVKEFARRTA
- a CDS encoding YceH family protein; its protein translation is MKYELTAAEARVIGCLLEKQVTTPEQYPLSVNGVVTACNQKTNREPVMNMAEREVQELLDNLVKRHFLRTVSGFGSRVTKYEQRFCNSEFGQLKLSPAEVALVTTLLLRGAQTPGELRSRASRMYEFSDMAEVETTLEHLATREDGPYVVRLAREPGKRESRYMHLFCGEVHEPIAQADEPQAATGDLQARVEVLESEVAALKQRLESLLEHLGE
- the rimJ gene encoding ribosomal protein S5-alanine N-acetyltransferase translates to MFGYRSNVPKVRLTTDRLVVRLVHERDAWRLADYYAENRHFLKPWEPIRDESHCYPSGWQARLGMIAEFHKQGSAYYFALLDPDEKEIIGVANFSNVVRGSFHACYLGYSIAQKWQGQGLMFEALTAAIRYMQRTQHIHRIMANYMPHNKRSGDLLARLGFEKEGYAKDYLLIDGQWRDHVLTALTTSEWTAGR
- a CDS encoding Gfo/Idh/MocA family protein, giving the protein MTKLRIGVVGLGGIAQKAWLPVLGNASDWTLQTAWSPSREKAEKICATWRIPYAGSLTDLAADCDAVFVHSSTATHYAVVSELLNAGVHVCVDKPLAENLADAERLVALAAKKKLTLMVGFNRRFAPLYRELKAELGAAASVRMDKHRTDSVGPHDLRFTLLDDYLHVVDTALWLAGGNAPLSSGTLLTNDAGEMLYAEHHFTAGQLQLTTSMHRRAGSQRESVQAVTDGGLIDVTDMREWREERGQGVVHKPVPGWQTTLEQRGFAGCARHFVECIQNQTVPETAGEQAILAQRVVEKLWREAMSE
- the mdtH gene encoding multidrug efflux MFS transporter MdtH; translated protein: MSRVSQARNLGKTFLLIDNMLVVLGFFVVFPLISIRFVDQMGWAAVMVGIALGLRQLIQQGLGIFGGAVADRFGAKPMIVTGMLMRAAGFATMGIAHEPWLLWFSCFLSGLGGTLFDPPRSALVVKLIRPHQRGRFFSILMMQDSAGAVIGALLGSWLLQYDFRLVCATGALLFVLCAAFNAWLLPAWKLSTVRIPVREGMSRVLSDKRFVTYVLTLAGYYMLAVQVMLMLPIMVNDIAGSPSAVKWMYAIEACLSLTLLYPIARWSEKRFRLEHRLMAGLLLMSLSMLPVGLVNDLQQLFTLICTFYVGSIIAEPARETLSASLSDARARGSYMGFSRLGLAIGGAIGYIGGGWLFDMGKLLQQPELPWMMLGIIGVITFLALGWQFSHKRTPRGMLEPGA